A region from the Gossypium hirsutum isolate 1008001.06 chromosome A08, Gossypium_hirsutum_v2.1, whole genome shotgun sequence genome encodes:
- the LOC107946629 gene encoding uncharacterized protein: MAASSRRSSGPVLRSHSPSSRFTSFYASQSHSPSSSSSAFAYSSSGFSSRSTFFNQPRSTSPPRVNLHRNSSSASSVRFSLDNRPISPNRSITTVRRTTEALKNLQSKQTKRTCMCSPTTHPGSFRCSLHKSFNTSHAGTGYAPSNRLNARRSAMTNSLVRIGGVEGDLVKRALSALIRPSSHQQRRREAFHPRPSRLSVMSKAENL; encoded by the coding sequence ATGGCGGCTTCTTCTAGAAGGTCTAGTGGTCCGGTTCTCCGATCTCATTCCCCATCTTCCCGGTTTACTTCTTTCTACGCTTCACAGTCACACtctccatcttcttcttcctccgCTTTTGCCTATTCCAGTTCAGGTTTCTCTTCACGTTCAACTTTCTTCAATCAACCAAGATCTACTTCTCCACCACGTGTTAACCTGCACAGAAACTCTTCATCAGCGTCATCTGTGCGGTTCTCGCTCGACAACCGTCCGATCTCACCGAACCGTTCAATCACCACCGTCCGGAGAACCACTGAGGCGTTGAAGAATTTACAGAGCAAACAGACGAAGCGGACTTGCATGTGTTCACCTACAACGCATCCGGGATCGTTCCGTTGCAGTCTTCATAAGAGCTTCAATACTTCGCATGCCGGGACAGGTTACGCGCCGAGTAATCGGCTTAACGCGCGTAGATCTGCGATGACGAACTCGCTCGTGAGAATCGGTGGTGTCGAAGGAGATCTGGTTAAGAGAGCTTTGTCGGCTTTGATTAGACCTTCCTCTCACCAGCAGCGTCGCCGTGAAGCTTTCCATCCTAGGCCTAGCCGGCTATCCGTGATGTCAAAAGCCGAAAACTTATGA